Proteins found in one Amycolatopsis umgeniensis genomic segment:
- the mtnA gene encoding S-methyl-5-thioribose-1-phosphate isomerase has protein sequence MRRTIDWTGDAVTIIDQTALPAEYRVLELRTVGELVDAVQRLAVRGAPALGAAGALGVVLATRANGDVEADADRVAQARPTAVNLSWGVSRALAKLPEGPEAVLAEALAILDEDERINREASRLAAEVVLAQCGRRPLSLLSHCNAGHLATVAWGSALGVVWHLHARGLVGSVLVDETRPLLQGARLTAWELAEAGVPYRIQPDGAAAAAMSRGLVDCVLVGADRIAANGDVANKIGTYGLAIAAKHHGIPFVVVAPSSTVDSAMPDGAGIVIEERDPGEVLSFGGTKVAPEGAEVFNPAFDVTPFELVTAVVTEQGVLSP, from the coding sequence ATGCGCAGGACGATCGACTGGACCGGCGACGCGGTCACGATCATCGACCAGACCGCCCTTCCCGCCGAGTATCGCGTGCTCGAGCTGCGTACGGTCGGGGAACTCGTCGACGCCGTCCAGCGGCTCGCGGTCCGCGGGGCACCGGCGCTCGGCGCGGCGGGCGCGCTCGGCGTGGTGCTCGCGACCCGCGCGAACGGTGACGTCGAGGCCGATGCGGACCGTGTCGCCCAGGCCCGGCCGACAGCGGTCAACCTGAGCTGGGGTGTCTCCCGAGCGCTCGCGAAGCTCCCGGAGGGGCCGGAAGCGGTCCTCGCCGAAGCGCTGGCGATCCTCGACGAGGACGAGCGGATCAACCGCGAGGCCTCCCGGCTGGCGGCCGAGGTGGTGCTCGCACAGTGCGGGCGGCGGCCGTTGAGCCTGCTCAGCCACTGCAACGCGGGCCACCTCGCGACGGTCGCCTGGGGCAGCGCGCTCGGTGTCGTCTGGCATCTGCACGCTCGTGGCCTGGTCGGTTCCGTACTGGTCGACGAGACCAGGCCGCTCCTGCAGGGTGCCCGCCTGACCGCTTGGGAGCTGGCCGAAGCCGGTGTCCCGTACCGGATCCAGCCCGACGGCGCGGCCGCCGCCGCGATGAGCCGCGGCCTGGTCGACTGCGTGCTCGTCGGCGCCGACCGGATCGCCGCCAACGGCGACGTCGCCAACAAGATCGGTACCTACGGTCTGGCGATAGCGGCGAAACACCACGGGATCCCGTTCGTGGTGGTCGCCCCATCGTCCACTGTGGACTCGGCGATGCCGGACGGCGCCGGGATCGTGATCGAGGAACGCGACCCCGGCGAAGTCCTGAGCTTCGGCGGCACGAAGGTCGCCCCAGAAGGTGCGGAGGTGTTCAACCCGGCCTTCGATGTGACGCCGTTCGAGCTGGTCACCGCGGTGGTCACGGAGCAGGGTGTGCTGAGCCCGTGA
- a CDS encoding ferredoxin, producing MSWKVEVDGGTCIGSGMCAALVPEVFELEGVTATVIEGEVNPDEMVLDAADSCPAMAIEVKEKGEVIGPRP from the coding sequence ATGAGCTGGAAAGTCGAGGTCGATGGCGGAACGTGCATCGGCTCGGGGATGTGTGCCGCGTTGGTGCCGGAGGTCTTCGAACTCGAAGGCGTCACGGCGACGGTGATCGAGGGCGAGGTGAACCCGGACGAGATGGTGCTGGACGCGGCGGACTCCTGCCCCGCGATGGCCATCGAGGTCAAGGAAAAGGGTGAAGTGATCGGGCCGCGGCCCTGA
- a CDS encoding RidA family protein — translation MRPVTIQRHHPPGLHPTPTYHHVTIVEGRRDVHLAGQCPLTEDGKVVEGDVLAQVDQVVANTAAALAFAGATPADVVRTVIYVVTPDADVLSAVWDRFVESKIGDAFTTASTLLGVAQLGYPGQLVELDVTAATA, via the coding sequence ATGCGGCCTGTGACCATTCAACGCCACCATCCGCCCGGTCTGCACCCCACGCCCACCTACCACCACGTGACCATCGTCGAAGGACGGCGGGACGTCCACCTCGCCGGCCAGTGCCCGCTCACCGAAGACGGGAAGGTCGTCGAGGGTGACGTTCTCGCCCAGGTCGACCAGGTCGTCGCGAACACCGCCGCCGCACTCGCCTTCGCCGGGGCGACCCCGGCCGACGTGGTGCGCACGGTGATCTACGTGGTGACACCGGACGCCGACGTGCTTTCGGCCGTGTGGGACCGGTTCGTCGAGTCGAAGATCGGGGACGCCTTCACGACCGCGAGCACCCTGCTCGGCGTCGCGCAGCTCGGCTACCCCGGACAGCTCGTCGAACTCGACGTCACCGCCGCCACGGCCTGA
- a CDS encoding dienelactone hydrolase family protein — translation MTQVTVADGSFDAPLWLPESGSGPGLVLIQEIFGLDDYLESVAADLAALGYVVAVPELFWRIAPGWSATHDEAGVSASMEVAGKLDPARAVTDVLATLATLRSLPETDGRAGVFGFCLGGSMAYAAAAEGAPDVAVSYYGSRVPEQLPLLDKITCPIQFQFGEADPYIPVEGVRRLADAVASHEGAEIHIHEGAGHAFHNHVAPMFHQPEPAAAAWALTLEFLGRTFPAS, via the coding sequence GTGACTCAGGTGACCGTCGCCGACGGCTCGTTCGACGCCCCGCTCTGGCTGCCCGAATCCGGCTCCGGCCCGGGTCTGGTGCTGATCCAGGAGATCTTCGGTCTCGACGACTACCTCGAATCGGTCGCCGCCGACCTGGCCGCACTCGGCTACGTCGTCGCCGTGCCCGAACTGTTCTGGCGGATCGCCCCCGGCTGGTCGGCCACCCACGACGAAGCAGGCGTCTCGGCGTCGATGGAGGTCGCCGGCAAGCTCGACCCGGCACGCGCCGTCACCGACGTCCTCGCGACCCTGGCGACGCTGCGCTCCCTGCCCGAAACCGACGGCCGCGCGGGCGTCTTCGGCTTCTGCCTCGGCGGCTCTATGGCCTACGCGGCCGCCGCCGAAGGCGCCCCGGACGTCGCGGTGTCGTACTACGGTTCGCGGGTTCCGGAGCAGCTTCCGTTGCTGGACAAGATCACCTGCCCGATCCAGTTCCAGTTCGGCGAGGCGGATCCGTACATTCCCGTCGAGGGAGTGCGTCGCCTGGCCGACGCGGTCGCTTCCCACGAGGGCGCGGAGATCCACATCCACGAGGGGGCGGGACACGCGTTCCACAACCATGTCGCGCCGATGTTCCACCAGCCTGAGCCCGCCGCGGCCGCTTGGGCGCTGACGCTGGAATTCCTGGGACGCACGTTTCCGGCCTCGTGA
- a CDS encoding TetR family transcriptional regulator, translating into MAGKRKLAREDWADAALEALCDGGVAAIAVEPIAAKLGTTKGSFYWHFANRDALVEAAVRRWVDQDTEALIALLDGISDPASRLRELFELVFGTKDEQRAELALLADAGDPVIGPMLADVTARRVDFIVRCFREMGCPEVEAGHRGLLAYTAFIGLIQAQRASGGTLLPSAERPGYLEFLRGIITR; encoded by the coding sequence GTGGCCGGGAAACGGAAGCTCGCCCGTGAAGATTGGGCCGACGCGGCGCTCGAGGCGTTGTGCGACGGCGGGGTCGCCGCGATCGCCGTCGAGCCCATCGCGGCGAAACTCGGGACGACGAAGGGCAGTTTCTACTGGCATTTCGCGAACCGGGACGCGCTGGTCGAAGCCGCCGTGCGCCGCTGGGTCGACCAGGACACCGAGGCGCTGATCGCGCTGCTGGACGGGATCTCGGATCCGGCGTCGCGGCTGCGTGAACTCTTCGAGCTCGTCTTCGGAACGAAGGACGAGCAGCGCGCGGAACTGGCCCTGCTCGCCGACGCCGGAGACCCGGTGATCGGTCCGATGCTCGCCGACGTCACCGCGCGGCGCGTCGACTTCATCGTCCGCTGCTTCCGGGAGATGGGCTGCCCCGAAGTCGAGGCCGGACATCGGGGATTGCTGGCCTACACGGCCTTCATCGGATTGATCCAGGCGCAGCGGGCGAGCGGCGGGACGCTGCTGCCGTCGGCCGAGCGGCCGGGCTACCTGGAGTTCCTGCGCGGGATTATCACGCGGTGA
- a CDS encoding PIG-L family deacetylase — protein MATLVSFHAHPDDECIVAGGVMRKAFEEGHRVVLVVATRGEVGEVPDGFLDDGEELWQRRVQETHASAEVLGAKRVEFLGYTDSGMMGEPRNDVPGTFWQADVEEAAQRLAEILREEQADVLTVYDDNGGYGHPDHIQVHRVGMRAAELAGTPRVYEATSNSDEMRRGMEEAVRTGEMKAEDLPDFEEGGAEFGKPEAVLTARVDVHEYLPQKRAAMRAHASQISEDSFFLAMPDEGFARAFGVEWFIRAGQGPGITETDLMAGL, from the coding sequence ATGGCCACATTGGTGAGTTTTCACGCCCACCCCGACGACGAGTGCATCGTCGCGGGCGGCGTCATGCGCAAGGCCTTCGAGGAAGGTCACCGTGTCGTGCTCGTCGTCGCGACCAGGGGGGAGGTCGGCGAGGTCCCGGACGGGTTCCTCGACGACGGAGAGGAGTTGTGGCAGCGCCGCGTGCAGGAGACGCACGCTTCGGCCGAGGTGCTGGGAGCCAAGCGCGTGGAGTTCTTGGGGTACACCGACTCCGGCATGATGGGCGAGCCGCGCAACGACGTGCCCGGCACGTTCTGGCAGGCCGATGTCGAGGAGGCCGCGCAGCGGCTGGCCGAGATCCTGCGCGAGGAGCAGGCCGACGTCCTGACCGTGTACGACGACAACGGCGGCTACGGGCATCCGGACCACATCCAGGTGCATCGCGTCGGCATGCGCGCGGCCGAGCTGGCGGGCACGCCGCGGGTCTACGAGGCGACGAGCAACAGTGACGAGATGCGCCGCGGCATGGAGGAGGCGGTGCGGACCGGGGAGATGAAGGCCGAAGACCTTCCCGATTTCGAAGAGGGCGGCGCCGAGTTCGGCAAGCCGGAAGCGGTGCTGACCGCGCGGGTGGACGTCCACGAGTACCTGCCCCAGAAGCGGGCCGCGATGCGCGCGCACGCCAGCCAGATCAGCGAGGACTCGTTCTTCCTCGCGATGCCCGACGAGGGTTTCGCGCGGGCTTTCGGCGTCGAGTGGTTCATCCGCGCGGGGCAGGGGCCGGGCATCACCGAGACCGATCTGATGGCGGGTCTCTGA
- a CDS encoding cytochrome P450 has translation MTATYPAAKDDPATPMGAIYAEYPPMSRVVFPSGCEGWLVTRYEDVRLIFSDTRFSRNLLDPGAPCLIEPGDFSTGDHSILNMDPPDHTRLRKLSAPAFTVRRIAGLRPRIQEIAEGLLHDLVRHDPPVDLVETFAFPLPTAVMCEILGVPFEGKERFRQWSRVIVTPMAYTPAEVARARRDGADDMAALVAVKRSEPGDDLLSVLVHTRDEDGDRLTEAELIDLATQLLLAGHETTVSLIATGIVLLSANPDQFAALRSDPGLMAGAVEEIMRFDGPADASLLRVALEDIQLSGGLVRRGEAVLAHTGAANRDENAFPGASRFDIRRRNAPQLGFGHGIHFCLGAALARLEGEIAFRTLLDGLPGLDLAVPVSDIVWRPPLSIRGPEAVPVTWATTKRG, from the coding sequence ATGACAGCCACGTATCCCGCGGCGAAGGACGATCCCGCGACCCCGATGGGCGCGATCTACGCCGAGTATCCGCCGATGTCCCGGGTCGTCTTCCCCAGCGGTTGCGAAGGCTGGTTGGTGACCCGGTACGAAGACGTCCGCCTGATCTTCTCGGACACGCGGTTCTCCCGGAACCTGCTCGATCCCGGCGCGCCGTGCCTCATCGAACCGGGCGATTTCTCCACCGGTGACCACAGCATCCTGAACATGGACCCGCCGGATCACACCCGGTTGCGGAAGCTTTCGGCGCCCGCCTTCACCGTCCGCCGGATCGCCGGGCTGCGGCCGCGGATCCAGGAGATCGCCGAAGGACTTCTGCACGACCTGGTCCGGCACGATCCGCCGGTGGATCTCGTGGAGACGTTCGCCTTCCCGTTGCCCACAGCGGTCATGTGCGAGATCCTCGGCGTCCCGTTCGAGGGCAAGGAACGGTTTCGTCAGTGGTCGCGGGTGATCGTCACGCCGATGGCGTACACCCCCGCTGAAGTGGCGCGGGCCCGTCGTGACGGGGCGGACGACATGGCGGCACTCGTCGCCGTCAAGCGGTCGGAGCCGGGTGATGACCTGCTGAGCGTTCTCGTGCACACCCGCGACGAAGACGGAGATCGGCTCACCGAGGCGGAGCTGATCGACCTGGCCACTCAGCTCCTGCTGGCCGGGCACGAGACCACGGTCAGCCTGATCGCGACCGGGATCGTGCTGCTGTCGGCGAATCCGGACCAGTTCGCCGCGCTGCGTTCGGATCCCGGACTGATGGCGGGGGCGGTCGAGGAGATCATGCGGTTCGACGGACCGGCCGACGCGTCGCTGCTCCGGGTCGCGCTCGAGGACATCCAGCTGAGTGGCGGCCTGGTCCGGCGCGGTGAGGCCGTACTGGCGCACACCGGCGCCGCGAACCGCGACGAGAACGCCTTTCCCGGCGCGTCGCGGTTCGACATCCGGCGCCGGAACGCGCCGCAACTCGGCTTCGGGCACGGAATCCACTTCTGCCTCGGGGCGGCGCTCGCCCGGCTCGAAGGGGAGATCGCGTTCCGGACCCTGCTCGACGGCCTCCCGGGACTGGATCTCGCCGTCCCGGTTTCGGACATCGTGTGGCGCCCGCCGCTTTCGATCCGCGGCCCGGAAGCCGTGCCGGTGACCTGGGCTACCACCAAGCGCGGCTGA
- a CDS encoding cytochrome P450, with the protein MTTTDTEFIAYPFNQDTGLELDEAYATARAAKGMIRVRLPHGEPTWLATRYADARFVLGDRRFSRAMATDKDEPRMAPGRRPGGILSMDPPDHTRLRTLVAKAFTMRRVELLRPRVADLAAGLIEDMKAKGQPADLVEDYALPIPVAVICELLGVPVEDRPKFRVWSDAALSTSPLTTEEMMANQDELRAYMHVLIEEHRARPQDDLMTALIEARDVRDRLSELELVDMCIGILVAGHETTASQIPNFVYALLEQPEQLARLRADLDLIPAAVEELLRFVPLGAGAGFARYATEDVQVGDVLVKEGEPVMVAIGAANRDALQFTSAETLEFGREANPHLGFGHGVHHCLGAPLARLELQEALRALLRDLPGLRVDGDIVWKTQMLVRGPRSMPIGW; encoded by the coding sequence ATGACCACCACAGACACCGAATTCATCGCCTATCCGTTCAACCAGGACACGGGACTCGAACTCGACGAGGCCTACGCCACCGCCCGCGCGGCCAAGGGCATGATCCGCGTCCGCCTCCCGCACGGTGAGCCGACGTGGCTCGCCACCCGGTACGCGGACGCGCGGTTCGTCCTCGGCGACAGGCGGTTCTCCCGCGCGATGGCCACGGACAAGGACGAGCCGCGGATGGCGCCGGGCAGGCGGCCGGGTGGCATCCTGAGCATGGACCCGCCCGACCACACCCGGCTCCGCACGCTGGTCGCGAAGGCGTTCACCATGCGCCGCGTCGAACTGCTGCGGCCGAGGGTCGCGGATCTCGCGGCAGGCCTGATCGAGGACATGAAGGCCAAGGGACAGCCCGCCGACCTGGTCGAGGACTACGCGCTGCCGATCCCGGTGGCGGTGATCTGCGAACTGCTCGGCGTCCCCGTCGAGGACCGGCCGAAGTTCCGCGTGTGGAGCGACGCCGCGCTGTCGACCAGCCCGTTGACCACCGAAGAGATGATGGCCAACCAGGACGAGCTGCGGGCGTACATGCACGTGCTCATCGAAGAGCACCGTGCCCGGCCGCAGGACGACCTGATGACCGCGCTGATCGAAGCGCGCGACGTCCGCGACAGGCTGAGCGAGCTGGAACTGGTCGACATGTGCATCGGCATCCTGGTCGCCGGGCACGAGACCACCGCGAGCCAGATCCCGAACTTCGTCTACGCCCTGCTCGAACAGCCGGAGCAGCTCGCCCGGCTGCGCGCGGACCTGGACCTGATCCCGGCGGCGGTCGAGGAACTGCTGCGGTTCGTCCCGCTGGGTGCCGGAGCCGGGTTCGCCCGCTACGCCACCGAAGACGTCCAAGTGGGTGACGTGCTGGTGAAGGAAGGCGAGCCGGTGATGGTCGCGATCGGCGCCGCCAACCGGGACGCGCTCCAGTTCACCTCGGCGGAAACCCTCGAATTCGGCAGGGAAGCCAATCCCCACCTCGGTTTCGGGCACGGTGTGCACCACTGCCTCGGCGCCCCGCTGGCCAGGCTGGAACTGCAGGAAGCCCTGCGGGCATTACTCCGAGATCTCCCCGGACTGCGCGTCGACGGCGATATCGTGTGGAAGACGCAGATGCTGGTGCGGGGGCCCCGCTCCATGCCGATCGGATGGTGA
- a CDS encoding GNAT family N-acetyltransferase, which produces MSDDGLTLRTLTTDDLPAFAELLAGAFLTDPTDGLKHREELVFEPDRTHGVFDGEELIGTGELLTRKITVPGAGQTPLAAVTSVGVAPGHRRRGALTRVMRAQLHGLHEDGGEPIAALWASEAVIYPRFGYGLAAQFFRAKVHAKAEFRPGVELEAERVREVRREQAIPLIKAIYEKEAPLRVGALDRPESTWEFLLDDPEYRRHGATALKFAVLPDGYAIYRVKNDWNEEGPRGTLTVQELVANTPETYATLYRYLLDYDLIFTVEAFAALDEPLIHLLANPRKMTRSAGDSLWFRIVDVDRGLVTRRYNAPVDLVFGVHDAFCPWNTGNWRLVTDEGGNAEVTRVTDAPDLELDVIDLGAIFLGGTRPSTLAAAGRIKERSAGAVSRATAAFATDREPSCLESF; this is translated from the coding sequence GTGAGCGATGACGGCTTGACCCTCCGCACCCTGACCACCGACGACCTGCCCGCGTTCGCGGAATTGCTCGCGGGCGCCTTCCTCACCGACCCCACGGACGGGTTGAAACACCGCGAAGAGCTGGTGTTCGAGCCGGACCGTACGCACGGTGTGTTCGACGGCGAAGAGCTCATCGGAACGGGTGAACTGCTCACCCGCAAGATCACCGTTCCCGGTGCCGGGCAGACGCCGCTCGCCGCGGTGACTTCGGTCGGTGTCGCACCGGGGCATCGCAGGCGGGGCGCGCTCACCCGGGTCATGCGGGCGCAATTGCACGGCCTGCACGAGGACGGCGGCGAACCGATCGCCGCGCTGTGGGCGTCCGAAGCGGTCATCTACCCCCGCTTCGGCTACGGCCTCGCGGCGCAGTTCTTCCGCGCGAAGGTGCACGCGAAAGCGGAATTCCGGCCCGGCGTCGAACTCGAAGCGGAGCGGGTGCGTGAAGTCCGGCGTGAGCAGGCGATCCCTCTGATCAAGGCGATCTACGAGAAAGAAGCGCCGTTGCGGGTCGGTGCCCTCGACAGGCCCGAGTCCACGTGGGAATTCCTGCTCGACGACCCGGAGTACCGGCGCCACGGCGCGACCGCGCTGAAATTCGCCGTCCTGCCGGACGGTTACGCGATCTACCGGGTCAAGAACGACTGGAACGAAGAGGGCCCGCGAGGGACGTTGACGGTGCAGGAACTGGTCGCGAACACGCCGGAGACCTACGCGACGCTGTATCGCTACTTGCTCGACTACGACCTGATTTTCACGGTGGAGGCATTCGCCGCCCTCGACGAACCGCTCATCCACCTCCTCGCCAACCCCCGCAAGATGACCCGGTCCGCCGGTGACTCGCTGTGGTTCCGGATCGTCGACGTCGATCGCGGCCTGGTCACCCGCCGCTACAACGCTCCGGTGGATCTGGTGTTCGGCGTGCACGACGCGTTCTGCCCGTGGAACACCGGGAACTGGCGGCTCGTCACCGACGAGGGCGGGAACGCCGAGGTGACCAGGGTGACCGACGCGCCCGATCTCGAACTGGACGTGATCGACCTCGGCGCGATCTTCCTCGGCGGGACCCGGCCGAGCACGCTGGCCGCGGCCGGGCGGATCAAGGAGCGGAGCGCCGGCGCGGTCTCGCGGGCGACGGCCGCGTTCGCCACCGACCGTGAGCCGTCCTGTCTCGAATCCTTCTAG
- a CDS encoding nuclear transport factor 2 family protein: MGEIFEVEGAVSPGARAFITKQTEFGAMRSATPEEREARVRLYGSIFAADGTLAESGSAPPVKGRTNIEGNLRTLLGAFPTFRFTPVKIVVSGDTVFYEAANEAVIGGETVRYPAVYRVVLAGGEVVQGRRYHDRTEWFRPLEKGALRHLGRLSEAMTDVRLKPDQTAAGPHTRFQEYRGTVRAKGRTIDFGMITRTGRGAIRHYFDTLPLNYDDAEMAALFTKLLTGSAHPAP; encoded by the coding sequence GTGGGAGAAATCTTCGAGGTCGAAGGCGCCGTTTCGCCGGGTGCCCGCGCTTTCATCACCAAGCAGACCGAATTCGGGGCGATGCGGTCGGCGACGCCGGAAGAGCGGGAAGCCCGTGTCCGGTTGTACGGCTCGATCTTCGCCGCCGACGGGACCTTGGCGGAATCGGGAAGCGCTCCGCCGGTGAAGGGCAGGACGAACATCGAGGGCAACCTGCGGACCCTGCTGGGCGCCTTCCCGACCTTCCGGTTCACGCCGGTGAAGATCGTGGTCAGCGGCGACACCGTGTTCTACGAAGCGGCCAACGAAGCGGTGATCGGCGGCGAGACCGTGCGGTACCCGGCCGTGTACCGCGTGGTGCTCGCGGGCGGGGAGGTCGTCCAGGGGCGCCGCTACCACGATCGGACGGAATGGTTCCGCCCCCTCGAAAAGGGCGCCCTCCGCCACCTCGGCAGGCTCTCGGAGGCGATGACCGACGTCCGCCTGAAGCCCGATCAGACGGCGGCCGGTCCGCACACGAGGTTCCAGGAGTACCGCGGAACCGTGCGGGCGAAGGGGCGGACGATCGACTTCGGGATGATCACGCGCACCGGGCGGGGCGCGATCCGCCACTACTTCGACACGCTTCCGCTGAACTACGACGACGCGGAGATGGCGGCCTTGTTCACCAAGCTGCTCACGGGCTCAGCACACCCTGCTCCGTGA
- a CDS encoding TetR/AcrR family transcriptional regulator translates to MTEEPQVRKRDAAATRAALLDAAAALFAERGFDRTTVRDIAKLAGANQALLFRYFGSKDALFEEVLARGGREQIATTPPGELLGTALRSMLESDTGRDRTLDAYLRSTGHDSAAAAVRRQLGGEYAKVLATLTDAEDADLRADLILAWLLGIGLVREITGKEPLASADPDDVCRLVLGAARTLLERSG, encoded by the coding sequence ATGACGGAAGAACCGCAGGTCCGCAAGCGCGACGCGGCCGCCACGAGAGCGGCCCTGCTCGACGCGGCGGCGGCGCTGTTCGCCGAACGCGGCTTCGACCGGACGACCGTACGAGACATCGCGAAGCTCGCCGGAGCCAATCAGGCGCTGCTGTTCCGCTACTTCGGGTCGAAGGACGCGCTCTTCGAGGAGGTCCTGGCACGCGGCGGACGCGAGCAGATCGCCACCACACCACCGGGCGAACTGCTCGGGACGGCGCTCCGCAGCATGCTGGAGTCCGACACCGGCCGTGACCGCACCCTCGACGCCTACCTGCGCTCGACAGGGCACGACAGCGCCGCCGCGGCGGTCCGACGGCAGCTCGGCGGGGAGTACGCGAAGGTGCTCGCGACGCTGACGGACGCCGAAGACGCGGATCTGCGGGCCGACCTCATCCTGGCGTGGCTGCTCGGGATCGGCCTGGTCCGCGAGATCACCGGTAAGGAACCCCTGGCCAGCGCGGATCCCGACGACGTCTGCCGCCTCGTGCTCGGCGCGGCTCGGACGCTGCTGGAACGCAGCGGGTAA
- a CDS encoding phosphotransferase, protein MISFPPAGTEAEFDALTRQSLLPAVTSLTGSLGLGEVVPFTEGSLPVYAVGEDLVLKLFPPVHLDELPTERTMLEVLHGKLPIPTPAVHDVGERDGWGYVLMERLRGETLKDAWPKLSTEDKHRLAPELGEALAVLHSLHDPRLDVLDPPDWGAFVAEQRANAVEHHRRTGLDESWIARIPAFLDSVELGSPPAVPLHTEFMRDHVMVAHDGERPRLTGLFDFEPAMRGAAEYDFVAVGLFVSGGDKDFLRRLLAGYGVEPDEGFSRRCLAYALLHVYSNFTWYLKVLPAPEEPTLESLSRAWW, encoded by the coding sequence GTGATCTCGTTCCCGCCCGCCGGCACCGAAGCCGAGTTCGACGCCCTGACCAGGCAAAGCCTGCTTCCGGCCGTGACTTCCTTGACCGGATCGCTCGGTCTCGGCGAAGTCGTCCCGTTCACCGAAGGCTCGCTGCCGGTCTACGCCGTCGGCGAAGACCTGGTGCTGAAGCTGTTCCCGCCGGTGCATCTCGACGAACTCCCGACCGAGCGGACGATGCTCGAGGTCCTGCACGGGAAGCTGCCGATCCCGACGCCCGCCGTGCACGACGTCGGCGAGCGGGACGGTTGGGGCTACGTGCTCATGGAGCGCCTGCGCGGCGAAACGCTGAAGGACGCCTGGCCGAAACTGTCCACAGAGGACAAACACCGGCTCGCCCCCGAACTCGGCGAGGCGCTGGCCGTCCTGCATTCACTGCACGACCCGCGGCTGGACGTCCTGGATCCGCCGGACTGGGGCGCGTTCGTCGCCGAGCAGCGCGCGAACGCCGTCGAGCACCACCGCCGGACCGGCCTCGACGAGAGCTGGATCGCGCGGATCCCGGCGTTCCTCGACTCCGTCGAGCTGGGCAGCCCGCCCGCCGTCCCGCTGCACACCGAGTTCATGCGCGACCACGTCATGGTCGCCCATGACGGCGAACGCCCGCGACTGACCGGGCTCTTCGACTTCGAACCGGCGATGCGCGGCGCGGCCGAGTACGACTTCGTCGCCGTCGGCCTGTTCGTTTCCGGTGGGGACAAGGATTTCCTGCGGCGACTGCTCGCCGGATACGGCGTCGAACCGGACGAGGGGTTCTCCCGGCGCTGCCTGGCGTACGCGCTTTTGCACGTCTACAGCAATTTCACCTGGTACCTCAAGGTTCTTCCGGCGCCGGAAGAACCGACGCTGGAGAGCCTCAGCCGCGCTTGGTGGTAG
- a CDS encoding YfbM family protein, producing the protein MGMCGAYLRVTPDELRELIEEPDRYWGFAEKAVGTERAVDVDKAWHALWYLAERAGSEVDFVLGGTLLGEADSDGPPRYFTADEVRKAAAELSGTGFDQLSRGVELSDLEANGIYPSIWDEPEALDYVRGYHDELVTFFAGAAKAGEPVVTIIT; encoded by the coding sequence ATGGGCATGTGCGGTGCGTATCTGCGGGTCACGCCGGATGAGCTGCGCGAGCTGATCGAGGAGCCCGATCGGTACTGGGGGTTCGCGGAGAAGGCCGTGGGCACCGAGCGGGCGGTGGACGTCGACAAGGCCTGGCACGCGCTGTGGTACCTGGCCGAGCGGGCCGGATCCGAGGTCGACTTCGTGCTGGGCGGAACACTGCTGGGGGAAGCCGACAGTGACGGGCCGCCGCGGTACTTCACGGCCGACGAGGTGCGGAAGGCCGCCGCGGAGCTGTCCGGGACGGGGTTCGACCAGCTCTCACGGGGCGTCGAGCTCTCGGACCTCGAGGCCAACGGCATCTACCCGTCGATCTGGGACGAGCCCGAAGCGCTGGACTACGTGAGGGGCTACCACGACGAGCTCGTGACCTTCTTCGCCGGAGCCGCGAAGGCCGGTGAACCGGTCGTCACGATCATCACCTGA